In the Hordeum vulgare subsp. vulgare chromosome 7H, MorexV3_pseudomolecules_assembly, whole genome shotgun sequence genome, one interval contains:
- the LOC123410018 gene encoding uncharacterized protein LOC123410018 encodes MVFFNDTSQVLMCPGSPDIQNYVRNLTSSYAGKSNESSVVATSVFMLVLAAVFFNLNLFSRVTNTSAILNPTVRQILSSALSLFLPVMSYLFSEAKNTGGDDFPVRARLILSWMLLVELIRKNVEAIPTTVAMQKGYAGIIGQANSVSWLGYLVFFNLKGAGRVAVFGILWMLCAAKFVQRAAYTEIGKRSFAYGKNARLLSSYMDQMLAQLRRRRQQQHGASSVVDASAHPLDRLKTCEYLVMGEENLVLKPGPHGYELDLDKVAMEDDGIVTVGKIWQLRHNDKEESPRLRRLCLSFALFKLLRRRFEDLHLPAMTKEETDNCRDLIFEGLCKYDDGASGRPLFQVLKDEISFLSEDRHSVHPVVLASPYFFVINYITFPVVVFALCVMTVVLSGNGNISLAFQSMGTDNYAISSGIFKLTKCLWRNFFRSPAAFFSTVDISITYILFIVVVYEHVWEYLVFVFSNWFMVSLLCTYTAKVRWRQSATYRGCFHRISWIGGKLSHRSRIPFKQLSLLRVTWLSMTLPTAFLPKQAKCSIMERFRSAAYGRDGWPSHLSNGKSVLYSREQFSHLSWFCESESVAEVIITWHIATTLLEMAYPGSVQHKGGTSRLTETDEHRTVAARLSKYCSYLVAFHPELLPDDREGTERVYQDMKAGLKEVLGTWDYYFAPERVRYEKMMTTTNEKLHVNCRDNTMTMVQKGIVLGKVLMDTMDINYGGVWELLADLWVELIVYVAPSSSDEHVQGQEEALVQGGELVTLLWALATHTGVTRPPRGSSVAMPVEDAEDGIRPDV; translated from the coding sequence ATGGTGTTCTTCAACGACACTAGTCAAGTGTTGATGTGCCCAGGTAGCCCCGACATCCAAAACTACGTCCGGAACCTGACCTCCTCCTACGCCGGCAAGAGCAACGAGTCGTCCGTGGTCGCCACCTCCgtcttcatgctcgtcctcgccgCCGTCTTCTTCAACCTCAACCTCTTCAGCCGCGTCACCAACACCAGCGCCATCCTCAACCCGACCGTCCGCCAGATCCTCTCCTCCGcgctctccctcttcctcccagtCATGTCGTACCTCTTCTCCGAGGCCAAGAACACCGGCGGCGATGACTTCCCGGTGCGGGCTCGGCTCATCCTCTCGTGGATGCTTCTCGTGGAGCTCATCCGCAAGAACGTTGAGGCCATACCGACCACCGTGGCCATGCAGAAGGGCTACGCCGGCATCATCGGCCAGGCCAACAGCGTCTCCTGGCTCGGCTACCTTGTCTTCTTCAACCTCAAGGGAGCCGGGCGGGTCGCCGTGTTCGGCATCCTCTGGATGCTCTGCGCCGCCAAGTTCGTGCAGAGGGCCGCCTACACCGAGATAGGCAAGCGTTCGTTTGCCTACGGCAAGAACGCTCGCCTCCTCTCCTCCTACATGGATCAAATGCTAGCACAACTCcggcgacgacggcaacaacaacatggagcttcttccgtTGTCGACGCATCTGCTCATCCGTTGGACAGGTTGAAGACATGCGAGTACCTCGTCATGGGGGAAGAGAACCTGGTGCTGAAGCCAGGGCCCCATGGGTACGAGCTTGACCTCGACAAGGTCGCCATGGAGGACGACGGCATCGTCACCGTCGGCAAAATATGGCAGCTACGTCATAACGACAAAGAGGAGAGCCCAAGGCTCAGAAGGCTATGCCTCTCCTTCGCACTCTTCAAGCTGCTCCGTCGTCGCTTCGAGGACTTACACTTGCCGGCCATGACCAAGGAGGAAACCGACAACTGTCGGGACCTCATCTTTGAAGGCTTGTGCAAATACGATGATGGCGCCTCAGGACGGCCATTGTTCCAAGTGCTCAAGGACGAGATTAGCTTCCTGAGTGAGGACCGACACTCCGTCCACCCCGTCGTGCTTGCGAGCCCCTACTTCTTCGTGATCAACTACATCACCTTCCCCGTCGTGGTATTCGCCCTATGTGTCATGACCGTCGTCCTCTCCGGCAATGGCAACATCAGCTTGGCCTTCCAAAGCATGGGGACCGACAACTATGCCATATCATCTGGCATATTCAAGCTGACCAAGTGCCTGTGGAGAAACTTCTTCAGATCTCCAGCGGCCTTCTTCTCCACCGTTGACATCTCCATCACATACATCCTCTTCATCGTTGTCGTCTACGAGCATGTGTGGGAGTACCTGGTATTTGTCTTCTCCAACTGGTTCATGGTGTCACTCTTGTGCACCTACACCGCAAAGGTACGCTGGCGTCAGAGCGCCACCTATCGCGGGTGTTTCCACCGCATCTCGTGGATCGGTGGCAAGCTGAGCCACCGTAGCCGTATCCCCTTCAAGCAACTCTCTTTGCTGAGGGTGACATGGCTTTCCATGACGTTGCCCACTGCATTTCTACCAAAGCAAGCAAAGTGCTCCATAATGGAACGCTTCCGGTCGGCGGCATATGGCCGTGATGGCTGGCCGTCCCACCTTAGCAATGGCAAATCCGTACTATACTCTAGGGAGCAATTTTCACATCTGTCATGGTTTTGTGAGAGTGAAAGTGTAGCAGAGGTCATCATCACCTGGCACATCGCCACGACCCTATTGGAGATGGCGTATCCAGGATCGGTGCAGCACAAAGGAGGCACTTCAAGACTAACTGAGACCGACGAGCATAGGACGGTGGCAGCGAGGCTGTCCAAGTATTGTTCTTACCTTGTGGCCTTCCATCCGGAGCTTCTACCAGATGACCGGGAAGGTACAGAGCGCGTGTACCAGGACATGAAGGCCGGTCTCAAGGAGGTGCTGGGGACTTGGGACTATTACTTTGCGCCGGAGAGGGTCCGCTACgagaagatgatgacgacgaccaaCGAGAAGTTGCATGTGAACTGCCGGGACAATACCATGACTATGGTCCAGAAGGGGATAGTGCTTGGAAAGGTGCTGATGGATACGATGGACATAAACTATGGGGGTGTTTGGGAATTGCTGGCCGACCTCTGGGTAGAGTTGATTGTGTATGTTGCACCATCTAGTAGCGACGAGCATGTGCAAGGGCAGGAGGAGGCGCTAGTGCAGGGTGGCGAACTTGTCACCTTGCTGTGGGCATTGGCCACACATACCGGCGTAACCCGGCCACCTAGAGGATCATCGGTTGCCATGCCGGTCGAGGATGCTGAGGATGGAATACGTCCTGATGTATAG
- the LOC123410722 gene encoding uncharacterized protein LOC123410722, whose protein sequence is MGKDDDDDGEHTRVRWLITVGRYAAAVLVTAVTVAVIVRAAAVSARSEKLFINVVNATVTVSVSKSVKPTQVTLTLGLVSQNPSGRVGIKYQGVNVTLLYPNGTLIAWIGINDNPIDGIQVGPELARDSFVTTTLDVPADVSPEFAAMMKARKGRRRVDNATVHLNGTLQTQISGLNYTHGGHATQYSCYPVTIGDFSRLNYTHTGDVSCVPSPSNGNMQHFLCWKAELVWCCIGMVYFLVFHS, encoded by the coding sequence ATgggcaaggacgacgacgacgatggcgagcaCACAAGGGTCCGGTGGTTGATAACCGTGGGGCGCTACGCGGCGGCGGTCCTGGTGACCGCAGTCACTGTGGCGGTCATCGTGAGGGCCGCGGCTGTGTCGGCGCGATCCGAGAAGCTCTTCATCAACGTCGTCAACGCCACGGTGACCGTGTCCGTGAGCAAGTCGGTGAAGCCGACCCAGGTGACGCTCACTCTCGGCCTCGTCTCGCAAAACCCCAGCGGCCGCGTGGGCATCAAGTACCAGGGCGTCAACGTAACCCTCCTCTACCCGAACGGCACGCTCATAGCCTGGATCGGCATCAACGACAACCCCATCGATGGCATACAGGTGGGGCCGGAGCTCGCGCGTGATTCCTTCGTAACGACGACACTGGACGTGCCGGCCGACGTGTCGCCGGAGTTCGCCGCGATGATGAAGGCGCGCAAAGGGCGACGGAGGGTGGACAACGCGACGGTGCACCTGAACGGCACGCTCCAGACGCAGATCTCCGGGCTCAACTACACGCACGGGGGCCACGCCACACAGTACAGCTGCTATCCCGTGACCATCGGCGACTTCTCCAGGCTCAACTACACGCATACTGGGGATGTGTCATGCGTTCCTTCCCCGTCCAACGGCAACATGCAGCATTTTTTGTGTTGGAAAGCTGAATTAGTTTGGTGCTGCATTGGTATGGTTTATTTCCTTGTTTTCCATTCATAG